The following are encoded together in the Flavihumibacter fluvii genome:
- a CDS encoding cupin domain-containing protein: MPGNMVAGRCWIWHFIAISSSYGGRISVGLLFVSFSFCIFIVLLCPKDNFLISPHRQVVAIKGMALTVTCNSFLVATTHRTLELTFIFKLLNLKVMRIKKEEIPVAMEAPGTIMRNLKGYGGMTVGFNELPAGTDFAPLLQGLTNNSCQCPHWGYMVEGELLVKYDDGKEETLTTGDVFYMPPGHTAVVTKDMKFLDFSPEKELDVVLDHIAKKMAAFNQ; this comes from the coding sequence ATGCCTGGCAATATGGTTGCAGGCCGCTGTTGGATTTGGCATTTTATCGCTATCAGCAGCAGTTACGGCGGACGTATTTCTGTTGGGCTTTTGTTTGTTAGCTTCAGCTTTTGTATTTTTATAGTGCTGTTGTGCCCGAAGGACAATTTTCTAATTTCACCACATCGCCAAGTAGTGGCCATTAAAGGCATGGCATTGACAGTAACCTGCAATAGTTTCTTGGTTGCAACAACCCACCGGACCCTAGAGCTAACTTTTATTTTCAAACTTCTAAATTTAAAAGTTATGAGAATTAAAAAGGAAGAAATTCCGGTAGCGATGGAAGCTCCCGGTACAATAATGAGAAACCTTAAGGGGTATGGAGGAATGACCGTTGGATTCAACGAACTTCCAGCAGGTACAGATTTCGCGCCATTATTACAAGGATTAACAAATAATAGCTGCCAGTGCCCGCACTGGGGATATATGGTTGAAGGTGAATTGCTTGTAAAATATGATGACGGTAAAGAAGAGACGTTAACCACTGGCGATGTTTTTTATATGCCGCCGGGCCACACCGCTGTTGTAACAAAGGACATGAAGTTTTTAGATTTTAGCCCTGAAAAAGAACTCGATGTTGTATTAGATCACATCGCAAAGAAGATGGCAGCGTTTAATCAGTAA
- the bla gene encoding BlaB/IND/MUS family subclass B1 metallo-beta-lactamase: MRSIVLAIAFILSLTKIFGQVNGSNLQITRLTGDFYIYTTYNLYQGDRIPANGMYLVTSRGVVLFDSPWDTTQFQPLLDSIKLRHNQAVVLCIPTHFHDDRTAGLEFFRHQGIKTYSTVLTDELSKKTNKKRAEFLITKDTVFSIGNYSFETYYPGQGHTADNIIIWFGKQKVLYGSCLIKSVDDNDLGYLGDANKAEYAATIRKVQAKCQQPEYVIVGHGDWTNVKSLDHTLIMAEELKKKKY, encoded by the coding sequence ATGCGTTCAATAGTATTGGCAATAGCTTTTATTCTTTCCCTGACAAAGATCTTCGGACAAGTAAATGGCAGCAATTTGCAGATTACCCGCCTGACTGGCGACTTTTATATTTATACAACCTATAATTTGTATCAAGGAGACAGGATTCCAGCCAATGGAATGTACCTTGTTACTTCAAGGGGTGTTGTTTTATTTGACTCACCCTGGGACACTACACAATTTCAACCATTGCTTGACAGTATTAAATTAAGACACAACCAGGCTGTGGTGCTTTGTATTCCGACGCATTTTCATGATGACAGGACAGCCGGACTTGAATTTTTCAGGCACCAGGGAATTAAAACCTATTCAACAGTTCTTACAGATGAATTAAGTAAAAAGACCAATAAGAAAAGAGCTGAATTCCTGATAACAAAGGATACGGTTTTCAGTATTGGCAATTATTCTTTTGAAACATATTACCCGGGACAAGGACATACTGCTGACAATATTATCATTTGGTTTGGGAAGCAAAAAGTTCTTTACGGATCTTGTTTAATAAAAAGTGTTGATGACAATGATTTGGGGTATTTAGGTGATGCAAATAAAGCCGAATATGCTGCTACAATACGAAAGGTTCAGGCAAAATGCCAACAACCTGAATATGTTATTGTGGGTCATGGAGATTGGACAAATGTAAAATCCCTGGACCATACACTGATAATGGCAGAAGAGCTAAAAAAGAAAAAATACTGA
- a CDS encoding amidohydrolase family protein produces MGISYGDLQWVASGERLTKETFESYRKTGGTVIIHSMQPEWIKTGMASPGVMIASDGMPYAKLAHPRTAGTFSRVLGKYVREDKVIDLPTAMEKMTLLPAKRLEGIAPMMRFKGRIQVGADADITIFNPGTVIDKATFEKGLAFSEGMEYVLVSGTFVVKNGRTVLNVFLGNLFMVNLKSSSCIPGF; encoded by the coding sequence ATGGGAATATCTTACGGCGATTTGCAATGGGTGGCATCAGGCGAGCGCCTTACCAAAGAAACATTTGAAAGCTATCGCAAAACAGGCGGCACAGTTATTATTCATTCTATGCAACCCGAATGGATAAAAACCGGAATGGCTTCACCTGGTGTTATGATCGCTTCCGATGGAATGCCTTATGCAAAACTGGCGCATCCAAGAACTGCTGGAACTTTTTCCAGGGTATTGGGCAAATATGTACGGGAGGATAAAGTAATTGACCTGCCAACTGCTATGGAAAAAATGACACTACTGCCTGCAAAAAGATTGGAAGGAATAGCACCCATGATGCGTTTCAAAGGAAGGATACAGGTTGGTGCAGATGCTGACATCACTATATTCAATCCAGGTACCGTAATTGATAAAGCTACATTTGAAAAGGGTTTGGCGTTTTCTGAAGGAATGGAATATGTGCTGGTAAGTGGAACTTTTGTAGTAAAAAATGGCAGGACAGTCTTAAATGTTTTCCTGGGCAACCTGTTTATGGTAAATTTAAAAAGTAGCAGCTGTATTCCAGGCTTTTGA
- a CDS encoding alpha/beta fold hydrolase, whose product MKQILLILTLTIFVLAPGYAQINRKKKMTFNTKSSLLFKSGYSEVNGLRMYYEIYGQGEPLVLIHGGGSTIQTNFDKIIPLLAKSRMLIAVELQAHGRTNDRNADLTFEQDADDVATLLKNLSIAKADFFGFSNGGTTTLQIAIRHPELVGKMILGSALARRSGVPDWFWGFMDNATLENMPEELKIGYKKVAADISGLQTMHDRDAKRMVNFKDITDEQIKFIKVPTLIIIGDKDVITPEHAIELHRKISNSQLAIIPGGHGEYIGEVTTIKPDFKESQLVVPMIEKFLDEKPDKK is encoded by the coding sequence ATGAAACAGATACTCTTGATTTTAACTTTGACAATTTTCGTATTAGCACCTGGCTATGCACAAATAAACAGGAAGAAAAAAATGACATTTAACACAAAATCTAGTTTATTATTCAAAAGTGGCTATTCCGAAGTGAATGGACTGCGAATGTATTATGAAATTTATGGACAAGGGGAGCCGCTTGTTTTAATACATGGTGGCGGTTCGACAATTCAAACAAACTTTGATAAAATCATTCCATTACTTGCTAAAAGCAGAATGCTTATTGCAGTTGAATTACAAGCTCACGGACGAACAAACGACCGAAACGCTGACCTTACATTTGAACAGGACGCAGACGATGTTGCTACTCTTCTCAAAAATTTAAGCATTGCCAAAGCTGACTTTTTCGGTTTTAGCAACGGTGGGACAACTACTTTACAAATTGCTATTCGACACCCTGAATTGGTAGGCAAAATGATCTTAGGTTCAGCACTTGCCAGGCGAAGCGGTGTTCCCGATTGGTTTTGGGGTTTTATGGATAATGCCACATTGGAAAATATGCCCGAAGAACTGAAAATTGGATACAAAAAAGTTGCAGCAGACATAAGTGGATTGCAAACAATGCATGACAGGGATGCAAAGCGAATGGTTAATTTTAAAGACATTACAGACGAGCAAATTAAATTTATTAAAGTGCCGACCCTAATCATCATAGGCGACAAAGATGTTATTACACCTGAACATGCTATTGAACTTCACAGAAAAATCAGCAATTCTCAATTAGCAATAATTCCAGGCGGACATGGAGAGTACATTGGAGAAGTTACAACAATAAAACCCGACTTTAAAGAAAGCCAACTTGTCGTTCCCATGATTGAAAAGTTCCTTGACGAAAAACCTGATAAGAAATGA
- a CDS encoding tetratricopeptide repeat protein, which produces MSCSFLNHIFFLLLFVVLLACNGVRSRPSKELINALQLKSGQIISCGPPDKEFGTVSFEISGNNEVKNDFNIAVELLHSFEYDEAEKVFAKIINVAPDCAMAYWGIAMCSFHPLWEPPTEADLKKGAKAIEIANAITTKSKREADFIAAVATYYIDWENANPHIRSIKFEKAMEQLHRNYPLDTEAAIFYALALDASSDVTDKSYSNQKKAGAILDALYQVEPNHPGIIHYIIHTYDYPGLATLALPAAKRYARVAPSSAHALHMPSHIFTRLGLWDDCIQSNKESVAAAKCYAESAEIEGHWDEELHGLDYLVYAYLQKGDNAAAAEQLKYIASISEVSPINFKDAYTFAAAPSRMALENKNWKEAAGLQLVPQKFPWKKFPWQEGIIHFARLLGAAHINNASAAESELEKLNELYGVLLNQKELYKAKQLAIQIKAAEASIAFMRGRKIEALNLMGVAADMEDSTSKHPVTPGEVLPARELYADMLLEMQKYEIALQEYDAVLGKSPNRFNSLFGAGVAAEKVGLRDKALFYYKQLSSIVNANSNRPELLVVREFLNKHS; this is translated from the coding sequence ATGAGCTGTAGTTTTTTAAACCATATATTTTTCCTTTTGCTTTTTGTTGTTCTGCTTGCTTGTAACGGAGTCCGTTCCAGGCCTTCCAAAGAATTGATTAATGCTTTGCAACTAAAAAGTGGGCAAATTATTTCCTGTGGTCCTCCTGATAAAGAATTTGGAACCGTCAGCTTTGAAATAAGTGGCAATAATGAAGTCAAAAATGATTTCAATATAGCTGTGGAACTGCTGCATTCATTTGAATATGACGAAGCGGAAAAGGTATTTGCGAAAATTATTAATGTAGCACCCGATTGCGCTATGGCATACTGGGGAATAGCAATGTGCAGTTTTCATCCTTTATGGGAGCCACCCACCGAGGCTGACCTTAAAAAAGGAGCAAAAGCAATTGAGATTGCCAACGCCATTACCACAAAATCAAAACGGGAAGCGGACTTTATCGCTGCCGTGGCTACATACTATATAGATTGGGAGAATGCCAATCCACATATTCGAAGCATCAAATTTGAGAAAGCCATGGAACAATTGCACCGCAATTACCCCCTTGACACCGAAGCGGCAATATTCTATGCGCTTGCATTGGACGCTTCTTCAGATGTAACGGATAAGTCTTATTCAAATCAAAAAAAAGCCGGTGCTATCCTTGACGCATTGTATCAGGTGGAGCCCAATCATCCCGGCATTATTCATTACATAATACATACATACGACTATCCTGGGCTTGCTACTCTTGCATTGCCAGCAGCAAAAAGATATGCTCGGGTTGCCCCCTCTTCTGCCCATGCATTGCATATGCCTTCGCACATTTTTACACGGCTTGGACTTTGGGATGATTGCATTCAATCAAATAAAGAATCTGTAGCTGCAGCAAAATGTTATGCGGAATCAGCAGAAATAGAAGGGCACTGGGATGAAGAATTGCATGGTTTGGATTATCTCGTTTATGCTTATCTGCAAAAGGGTGATAATGCCGCCGCCGCTGAACAACTAAAGTATATTGCTTCCATCAGCGAAGTCTCTCCGATTAATTTTAAAGATGCGTATACATTTGCTGCAGCTCCTTCCCGTATGGCGCTTGAGAATAAAAATTGGAAGGAAGCCGCCGGTTTACAATTGGTACCCCAAAAATTTCCATGGAAGAAATTTCCCTGGCAGGAAGGCATTATTCACTTTGCCCGATTACTGGGTGCGGCACATATAAATAATGCTTCGGCTGCGGAATCAGAACTGGAAAAACTAAATGAGCTTTACGGCGTTTTGCTTAACCAGAAAGAATTATACAAAGCAAAACAACTGGCTATTCAGATAAAAGCAGCTGAAGCCTCGATTGCCTTTATGAGAGGCAGGAAAATTGAGGCCTTGAATTTAATGGGAGTTGCTGCTGATATGGAAGACAGCACTTCCAAACATCCTGTAACTCCCGGAGAAGTTTTGCCTGCAAGAGAATTATATGCCGACATGTTACTTGAAATGCAGAAATACGAAATTGCCTTGCAGGAGTATGATGCAGTGCTGGGGAAAAGCCCTAATCGTTTCAATAGTTTATTTGGCGCAGGTGTTGCTGCAGAAAAAGTTGGTTTGAGAGACAAAGCTCTTTTTTATTATAAACAATTATCCTCAATAGTCAATGCAAATTCAAACAGACCAGAGCTTTTGGTTGTAAGGGAATTCCTAAACAAGCATTCATAA
- a CDS encoding VOC family protein: MALINPHINFNGNAEEAFTFYKSIFGGDFAKIVRLKDIASSEFPVAENDKNKIMHIALPIGKTNVLMGNDVPEFLGKVNERENRSKISISTESKEEADKLFNGLSAGGEIEMPIADSPWGSYFGMFRDKYGIEWMVDFDPKYNGKV, encoded by the coding sequence ATGGCACTTATTAATCCTCACATTAATTTCAACGGAAATGCCGAAGAAGCATTTACATTTTATAAATCCATATTCGGTGGAGATTTTGCAAAAATTGTAAGACTCAAAGACATTGCAAGTTCCGAATTCCCGGTGGCAGAAAATGATAAAAATAAAATCATGCACATTGCTTTGCCCATAGGGAAAACTAATGTTTTGATGGGAAATGATGTTCCGGAATTTTTAGGGAAAGTAAACGAGAGGGAAAACAGGAGTAAAATTTCGATTAGTACTGAAAGCAAAGAAGAAGCAGATAAATTGTTTAATGGTCTCTCGGCAGGTGGAGAAATAGAAATGCCTATCGCAGATAGTCCCTGGGGTTCATACTTTGGTATGTTTAGAGATAAATATGGTATTGAATGGATGGTAGACTTTGATCCAAAATATAATGGAAAAGTATAG
- a CDS encoding tetratricopeptide repeat-containing sensor histidine kinase — translation MGKKLVVIFLLSTLSIVGFAQNKLTDSLKHLLTITTADTSRVLTTIDMALQFRNTRPDSTIYYCEQALALTRKIHFKRGETYALTTMGLAMREKGELPRSLELQLQALQMAESNNYPIETAFCYRRIGLVYMDIQDYTTCLHYLYLALHKQETIPYPRGIAIEQMNLAMTYEYMNKPDSALYFILKAEEGKKLIEDLYPEVSRVFGNIYARKGNPELALTYYNKGIEDGLKLNDYRTVSFICADAARMFRQLNRPDSSISFAKRGVLYGQMASYKKGILFSSTILSDLYDSVNPVEALRYFKIASAAKDSLFGAGNIQTIQTLISKEEARQKEIELAKAAYQNRLKQFGLLAGLAVFLIVALILYRNNRQKHKANIVLEKTLADLKLTQSQLIQSEKMASLGELTAGIAHEIQNPLNFVNNFSEVNTELVEELKAEVLKGNTDEVISIANDIQANEEKINHHGKRAESVVKSMLLHSQSSTGKKAPTDINALANEYLRLAYHGIRSKDNTIMVTMQTDFDETIGNINVIPQDIGRVLLNLFNNAFYAVQEKKKGQDAGYEPVLSLSTKKSGGKVLITVKDNGNGIPPKVVDKIFQPFFTTKPTGQGTGLGLSLSYDIVKAHGGELKVDTREGLYTAFVVQLPCL, via the coding sequence ATGGGAAAAAAACTTGTTGTCATTTTTCTTCTTTCAACCCTTTCAATTGTTGGCTTTGCACAGAACAAACTGACCGACAGCCTGAAACACCTGTTGACCATAACAACAGCAGATACCAGCCGGGTACTAACAACCATCGATATGGCCCTTCAGTTCAGGAATACCCGGCCCGATTCAACCATCTATTATTGCGAACAGGCATTGGCATTAACCAGGAAGATCCATTTTAAAAGGGGGGAAACCTATGCGCTTACTACAATGGGACTTGCCATGCGGGAGAAAGGTGAACTCCCCAGGTCGCTGGAATTGCAGCTCCAGGCATTGCAGATGGCTGAATCAAATAACTACCCCATTGAAACCGCTTTTTGTTACCGGCGGATCGGGCTGGTGTATATGGATATCCAGGACTACACCACCTGCCTGCATTACCTGTATCTGGCCTTGCATAAACAGGAAACCATTCCGTATCCGAGGGGAATCGCCATTGAGCAGATGAACCTTGCCATGACCTATGAATACATGAACAAGCCCGATTCTGCTTTATATTTTATTTTGAAAGCGGAGGAAGGGAAGAAACTGATCGAAGACTTATACCCCGAAGTAAGCAGGGTGTTTGGGAATATTTATGCCAGGAAAGGAAATCCGGAACTTGCTTTAACCTATTACAATAAAGGCATAGAAGACGGATTAAAACTGAATGATTACCGGACCGTATCTTTTATTTGTGCCGATGCAGCCCGGATGTTCAGGCAATTGAACCGGCCCGATTCCAGTATATCCTTTGCCAAAAGAGGTGTCCTGTATGGCCAGATGGCCTCTTATAAAAAAGGTATTTTATTTTCCAGTACGATCCTGTCTGATCTATATGACTCCGTGAATCCGGTTGAAGCGCTTCGTTATTTTAAGATAGCTTCTGCTGCAAAAGACAGTTTATTTGGTGCAGGAAATATCCAGACCATACAAACACTGATTTCCAAAGAAGAAGCGCGGCAGAAGGAAATTGAATTGGCCAAAGCGGCCTACCAGAACAGGTTAAAGCAATTTGGTTTGTTAGCGGGACTGGCTGTGTTTTTAATAGTAGCCTTAATTCTTTACCGCAATAACAGGCAAAAGCATAAGGCGAATATTGTTTTGGAGAAAACGCTGGCTGATTTGAAGTTGACCCAATCGCAGCTTATTCAATCAGAAAAAATGGCGAGCCTGGGCGAGCTCACTGCCGGCATTGCCCATGAGATCCAGAACCCGTTGAACTTCGTGAATAATTTCTCTGAAGTGAATACGGAGTTGGTGGAAGAATTAAAAGCAGAGGTCCTTAAGGGAAATACGGATGAAGTGATTTCGATCGCCAATGATATACAGGCAAATGAGGAAAAGATCAATCACCATGGTAAACGAGCCGAATCAGTGGTGAAAAGCATGCTGCTTCATTCGCAGTCCAGCACCGGCAAGAAAGCCCCCACGGATATCAATGCATTGGCCAATGAATACCTGCGCCTGGCTTACCATGGCATCCGGTCAAAGGACAATACCATAATGGTAACCATGCAAACGGACTTCGATGAAACCATTGGAAATATCAACGTCATTCCGCAGGATATCGGGCGGGTATTGCTGAACCTGTTCAATAATGCCTTTTACGCCGTACAGGAGAAGAAAAAAGGGCAGGATGCCGGCTATGAGCCGGTTCTTTCCTTGTCCACGAAAAAGTCTGGCGGGAAGGTATTGATTACGGTAAAAGACAATGGGAATGGCATTCCGCCCAAGGTTGTTGACAAGATATTCCAGCCTTTCTTTACCACCAAACCCACCGGCCAGGGAACAGGTTTGGGCTTATCATTAAGTTATGATATCGTGAAAGCTCATGGTGGCGAGCTTAAAGTAGACACGCGCGAGGGGCTATATACAGCATTCGTGGTTCAATTGCCTTGCTTATAG
- a CDS encoding DJ-1/PfpI family protein encodes MKKIKMYAAVFAMLLIIVSCINACRPIRNFTTKPKPWSGQSRATSKLPVYDPAKRTIFIIADDKLTELFDMLAPFYLFNATEKANVYIVAKEKTPILIKKDLFVCPQLTFGEADSMHLRADLIVIPALSIRDEHQDTVVISWIKNHFSPTTRMLAICDGASTAAATGLYDGKPITCHASDIEAIQPHFNKPVWVQQVTVAKSGNVFSTAGVSNAVEGSLAVINELFGTETTQKVAASIHYPHEGIRLSHKSIALSGGNKFEVIKKVFFKRNRDIGVLLQNGMNEFAMASMIDTYNRTFPASFKTYILKDTTISTRYGLSLIHTGNNSMKGLDELHVMMPGTWSETAESTLEKINIVRYDNLQHQYLFDAYFKRIREQYGDQFEKFVKISLDYN; translated from the coding sequence ATGAAAAAGATTAAAATGTATGCCGCAGTATTTGCAATGCTTTTAATAATAGTAAGCTGCATTAATGCATGCAGGCCCATCCGCAATTTTACAACTAAGCCCAAACCCTGGTCTGGCCAAAGCAGGGCCACATCCAAACTGCCTGTTTATGATCCGGCAAAAAGGACAATATTTATAATTGCTGATGATAAGCTTACTGAACTGTTTGATATGTTGGCTCCATTTTATTTATTTAATGCAACGGAAAAAGCAAATGTATATATAGTGGCAAAAGAGAAGACACCCATCCTTATTAAGAAAGACCTTTTTGTATGTCCTCAATTAACTTTTGGTGAAGCTGATTCCATGCATTTACGGGCAGACCTTATTGTAATTCCTGCTTTGTCTATTCGGGATGAACACCAGGATACTGTTGTGATCTCCTGGATTAAAAACCATTTTTCTCCTACTACCAGGATGCTTGCCATTTGTGATGGTGCGTCAACTGCTGCGGCTACCGGCCTTTACGATGGCAAACCCATCACTTGCCATGCCTCTGATATAGAAGCTATACAACCCCATTTCAATAAGCCGGTTTGGGTGCAGCAGGTAACCGTAGCAAAGTCCGGCAATGTATTCAGTACCGCCGGCGTATCGAATGCTGTGGAAGGCAGCCTGGCAGTAATCAATGAATTATTCGGTACCGAAACGACCCAAAAAGTGGCTGCCAGTATTCATTACCCTCATGAAGGTATCAGGCTATCACATAAGAGCATAGCCCTTAGTGGCGGAAATAAATTTGAAGTGATAAAGAAAGTGTTTTTTAAAAGAAACAGGGATATTGGTGTGTTGCTCCAGAACGGAATGAATGAATTTGCGATGGCCAGTATGATAGACACGTATAACCGCACTTTTCCTGCTTCATTTAAAACGTATATCCTCAAAGACACTACAATCTCTACCCGCTATGGTTTATCGCTGATCCATACCGGTAATAATAGTATGAAAGGGCTTGATGAATTACACGTGATGATGCCGGGAACATGGTCAGAAACTGCGGAGTCAACCCTTGAGAAAATAAACATTGTCCGTTACGATAACCTGCAACACCAATACCTGTTTGATGCCTACTTCAAAAGGATCAGGGAACAATATGGAGATCAGTTTGAAAAATTTGTAAAAATATCATTGGACTATAACTGA
- a CDS encoding DUF6010 family protein, with translation MTGFIIGLITTAAIIAFAEIFRKIDLKFFASLNLAVIPFIYVGFSIDPYSLMLTVPGAALFLLFAYWGYKKHYLLTVAGLVLHGLWDIIFPHISSVAPHDYDVFCITIDVLLALYFYLKLKPIKTK, from the coding sequence ATGACAGGCTTTATCATCGGTCTTATAACCACAGCTGCAATAATTGCTTTTGCAGAAATATTCAGGAAAATTGATTTGAAGTTCTTCGCTTCACTCAACCTGGCGGTTATCCCATTTATTTATGTAGGATTTTCAATAGATCCATATTCTCTTATGCTTACAGTTCCAGGGGCGGCACTCTTCTTATTGTTTGCGTATTGGGGGTATAAAAAACATTACCTGCTTACAGTCGCAGGGCTGGTGCTGCACGGACTATGGGATATTATCTTTCCACATATAAGTTCAGTGGCACCGCATGACTACGATGTATTTTGCATAACAATAGATGTTTTGCTTGCCTTGTATTTCTACCTGAAACTGAAACCCATAAAAACTAAGTAA
- a CDS encoding NAD(P)-dependent alcohol dehydrogenase, with protein MKAAVYLQYGQPAVLKVKEVAEPAPKDNEILIRIRSTAVNSGDVRLRKADPFAVRFIFGLIKPKINILGSVFSGDVESVGKEVKKFKVGDQVFGHTDMRFGAYAEYVCLPEAGSLAVKPPDITHAEAASIPFGGVTALHFIKKAAIKPGQKVLVVGASGAVGSAAVQLAKSFGAIVTGVCSTANIALVQSIGADKVIDYTKENFIKNGETYDVIFDAVNTMPVFSSLNALNKSGIMILSAAGMQEMLQGLWISITSSRRVLTGVISHTAADIIFLKELIEAGKYKPVIDKTYPLAQIAEAHAYVERGHKKGNVSIII; from the coding sequence ATGAAAGCAGCAGTATACCTTCAATATGGGCAACCAGCGGTTCTTAAGGTTAAAGAAGTAGCAGAACCGGCTCCAAAGGACAATGAAATTCTCATTAGAATTAGATCAACGGCAGTAAATTCAGGTGACGTACGGCTAAGAAAAGCCGATCCTTTTGCGGTTAGATTTATTTTCGGTTTGATAAAACCAAAAATAAATATTCTGGGAAGCGTTTTTTCAGGTGATGTGGAAAGTGTAGGGAAAGAAGTTAAAAAATTCAAGGTGGGTGACCAGGTCTTTGGGCATACCGATATGCGTTTTGGTGCTTACGCTGAATATGTATGTCTTCCGGAAGCTGGATCATTAGCAGTAAAGCCTCCTGATATTACACATGCTGAAGCCGCATCCATTCCTTTTGGCGGCGTAACCGCATTGCATTTTATAAAAAAAGCAGCAATAAAGCCTGGACAAAAAGTCCTTGTGGTTGGCGCTTCCGGTGCGGTTGGATCTGCTGCTGTTCAATTGGCGAAGTCATTTGGCGCTATTGTTACCGGTGTTTGCAGCACTGCAAATATTGCCCTGGTACAATCTATCGGCGCAGATAAAGTAATTGATTATACAAAGGAGAATTTTATCAAAAATGGTGAAACCTATGATGTTATTTTTGATGCCGTTAACACAATGCCTGTTTTTAGTAGTTTGAACGCATTGAATAAATCCGGAATAATGATTCTGAGTGCTGCAGGAATGCAGGAAATGCTGCAGGGATTATGGATTTCTATAACAAGCAGCAGAAGGGTATTGACAGGCGTAATTAGTCATACAGCAGCCGATATTATTTTTCTAAAAGAGCTTATTGAAGCTGGTAAATATAAACCTGTAATTGATAAAACGTATCCATTAGCGCAGATTGCTGAAGCCCACGCTTATGTTGAAAGGGGTCATAAAAAAGGAAACGTCAGCATTATTATCTAA
- a CDS encoding TMEM175 family protein, translating to MNKNRLEAFTDGVYAIIITIMVLELKVPHSPTLGSYVEMWPVFISYAVSFLFVGLNWANHHHLFQTVSKINNRVLWINMFNLFVLSLVPFATAAMGENSFKSITVTIYASLLTLSIIVYMVLVNLLCRVHGKGSAFSNQFRGRSKSYISLCLNIIAIVISIIGFPKVAFLLIVLTSFAWFIPNHIFENRP from the coding sequence ATGAATAAAAATAGATTGGAAGCTTTTACCGATGGGGTGTATGCTATCATTATTACAATTATGGTTCTGGAACTTAAAGTTCCACATAGCCCTACGTTAGGTAGCTATGTAGAAATGTGGCCTGTTTTCATAAGCTACGCAGTGAGTTTTCTTTTTGTAGGATTAAATTGGGCTAACCATCATCACCTGTTTCAAACTGTATCTAAAATTAACAATAGGGTGCTTTGGATTAATATGTTCAACTTATTTGTTCTGTCACTTGTTCCTTTTGCAACGGCAGCAATGGGTGAAAATTCTTTTAAATCGATTACGGTTACGATTTATGCAAGCCTGCTTACACTAAGCATTATTGTGTATATGGTTTTAGTAAATCTATTATGCAGAGTACATGGCAAAGGTTCTGCTTTTTCAAACCAATTTAGAGGCCGCAGTAAATCATACATCAGTCTTTGCCTTAATATTATTGCGATAGTCATTTCAATAATTGGTTTCCCTAAAGTTGCATTTTTACTTATAGTACTTACGTCATTTGCCTGGTTTATCCCCAACCACATATTTGAAAATAGACCATAA
- a CDS encoding NAD(P)H-binding protein, translating into MKKVIIIGAAGSLAQYVIEALKALDNVALTLFARNKNRLPQTTANGCSIIEGDAMNYNDVKKAVADEDIVYVNLAGNLEPMAKNIVKAMKETGAKRIIAISSIGIYETPLKTVLVPYRKLADVIEASGLDYTILRPDWFTDANEVSYSITFKGEPEQGSAISRKSIASFISTIIKNPELHKNENLGISKPN; encoded by the coding sequence ATGAAAAAAGTAATCATTATAGGTGCAGCAGGAAGTTTAGCCCAATATGTAATTGAGGCATTAAAAGCGTTGGACAATGTTGCTCTCACTTTGTTTGCAAGAAACAAAAATCGTTTGCCACAAACGACAGCCAATGGCTGCTCTATCATTGAAGGCGATGCAATGAATTATAACGATGTAAAAAAGGCAGTTGCTGACGAAGACATTGTGTATGTAAATCTTGCAGGTAATTTAGAGCCAATGGCAAAGAACATTGTAAAAGCAATGAAGGAAACAGGTGCAAAAAGAATAATTGCTATCAGTTCCATTGGTATTTATGAAACGCCTTTAAAGACTGTATTGGTTCCATACAGAAAGTTGGCGGATGTGATTGAAGCTTCCGGGTTAGACTATACTATTTTAAGGCCTGATTGGTTTACAGATGCAAATGAAGTAAGCTATTCCATTACTTTCAAAGGAGAACCTGAGCAGGGTTCTGCAATATCAAGAAAGAGTATTGCTTCTTTTATTTCTACGATTATAAAAAATCCTGAATTGCATAAAAATGAAAATCTGGGAATTAGTAAACCGAATTAA